One stretch of Variovorax sp. TBS-050B DNA includes these proteins:
- the ompR gene encoding two-component system response regulator OmpR: MTQVPARTDKIVIVDDDARIRDLLRRYLTQEGFEVIVAEDGKALNRILLRDTVDLIVLDLMMPGEDGLSVCRRLRAANDRTPIIMLTAKGEDVDRIVGLEVGADDYLGKPFNPRELLARVHAVLRRRPPLEAPGAPSTENETVTFGPFAFDLGSRTLKKDGEELSLTTGEFAMLKALVRHPRQPLSREKLAQLARGREFEPFDRSLDVQISRLRKLVEADAAAPRYIQTVWGVGYVFVPDGTA; this comes from the coding sequence ATGACTCAAGTTCCCGCTCGCACCGACAAGATCGTGATCGTCGACGACGACGCCCGCATCCGTGATCTGCTTCGCCGCTACCTGACCCAGGAAGGCTTCGAAGTGATCGTGGCCGAGGACGGCAAGGCGCTCAACCGCATCCTGTTGCGCGACACGGTCGACCTGATCGTGCTCGACCTGATGATGCCCGGCGAGGACGGCCTCTCCGTCTGCCGCCGCCTGCGCGCCGCCAACGATCGCACCCCGATCATCATGCTCACCGCCAAGGGCGAAGACGTCGACCGAATCGTCGGCCTCGAAGTCGGCGCCGACGACTACCTCGGCAAGCCGTTCAACCCGCGCGAGCTGCTGGCCCGCGTGCATGCGGTGCTGCGCCGCCGTCCGCCGCTCGAGGCACCGGGCGCGCCGTCGACCGAGAACGAGACCGTGACCTTCGGTCCCTTCGCCTTCGACCTCGGCTCGCGCACCCTCAAGAAGGACGGCGAGGAACTCTCGCTGACCACCGGCGAATTCGCGATGCTGAAGGCGCTGGTGCGCCATCCGCGCCAGCCGCTGTCGCGCGAAAAGCTGGCCCAGCTGGCGCGCGGCCGCGAGTTCGAGCCCTTCGACCGCAGCCTCGACGTGCAGATCTCGCGCCTGCGCAAGCTGGTCGAGGCCGATGCCGCGGCGCCGCGCTACATCCAGACCGTCTGGGGCGTGGGCTACGTTTTCGTGCCGGACGGCACGGCCTGA
- a CDS encoding sensor histidine kinase, producing MPSPLEGAGQRERRRGLKLGFSLFWRTFFLLALLLIGCTVAWLQTFRSLEYEPRAIQTAHQIASLVNLTRAALVYSDAITRVSLIKTLADQEGVRILPREPNDRFQPYTSGALDQRVTEELMQRLGDGTTVASRVNDEPGLWIGFTIESDAYWLLLDPTRFSRVGGRTWLVWLSTAMALSLAGAALITRLINLPLKQLSRATMQVREGEYEAHRLDESARTNEIRAVNIGFNRMADQLAKIEQDRAIMLAGISHDLRTPLARLRLETEMSVQDEDARDHMAADIAQLDAIIDKFLDYARPDHVVPRPVLLRDVVDACTYAVQDYEEMNIRVDVPADLRVLGDEVELTRVISNLVENARRYGKTPATGVADVVIQAQANNDAVLIKVRDHGAGVDPVLLSQLTKPFFRGDVARTSAAGAGLGLSIVAKNIERMGGTFALTSTPGRGLAAHIRMPRAMPDGKPAEPPRRA from the coding sequence ATGCCGAGCCCGCTCGAGGGCGCCGGCCAGCGCGAGCGCCGCCGCGGGCTGAAGCTCGGCTTCAGCCTGTTCTGGCGCACCTTCTTCCTGCTCGCGCTGCTGCTGATCGGCTGCACCGTCGCCTGGCTGCAGACCTTCCGCTCGCTCGAATACGAACCGCGCGCGATCCAGACCGCGCACCAGATCGCCTCGCTCGTGAACCTCACGCGCGCGGCGCTGGTGTACTCGGACGCCATCACGCGCGTCTCGCTCATCAAGACGCTGGCCGACCAGGAAGGCGTGCGCATCCTGCCGCGCGAGCCCAACGACCGCTTCCAGCCCTACACCAGCGGCGCGCTCGACCAGCGCGTGACCGAGGAGCTGATGCAGCGCCTCGGCGACGGCACCACCGTCGCGAGCCGCGTCAACGACGAGCCCGGCCTCTGGATCGGCTTCACGATCGAGAGCGACGCCTACTGGCTGCTGCTCGACCCCACGCGCTTCAGCCGCGTGGGCGGGCGCACCTGGCTGGTCTGGCTCAGCACGGCAATGGCGCTGTCGCTCGCCGGCGCGGCGCTGATCACGCGGCTCATCAACCTGCCGCTCAAGCAGCTCTCGCGCGCCACCATGCAGGTGCGCGAAGGCGAGTACGAGGCGCACCGGCTCGACGAGAGCGCGCGCACCAACGAGATCCGCGCGGTCAACATCGGCTTCAACCGCATGGCGGACCAGCTCGCCAAGATCGAGCAGGACCGCGCCATCATGCTGGCCGGCATCTCGCACGACCTGCGCACGCCGCTCGCGCGCCTGCGCCTCGAGACCGAGATGAGCGTGCAGGACGAGGATGCGCGCGACCACATGGCGGCCGACATCGCGCAGCTCGACGCGATCATCGACAAGTTCCTCGACTACGCCCGCCCCGACCACGTGGTGCCCCGCCCGGTGCTGCTGCGCGACGTGGTCGACGCCTGCACCTATGCCGTGCAGGACTACGAGGAGATGAACATCCGCGTCGACGTGCCGGCCGACCTGCGCGTGCTCGGCGACGAGGTCGAGCTCACGCGCGTGATCTCCAACCTGGTGGAGAACGCGCGGCGCTACGGCAAGACGCCCGCCACCGGCGTGGCCGACGTGGTGATCCAGGCGCAGGCCAACAACGACGCGGTGCTGATCAAGGTGCGCGACCACGGCGCGGGCGTCGACCCGGTGCTGCTGTCGCAGCTGACCAAGCCCTTCTTCCGCGGCGACGTGGCACGCACCTCGGCCGCGGGCGCCGGGCTCGGGCTGTCGATCGTGGCGAAGAACATCGAGCGCATGGGCGGCACCTTCGCGCTCACCAGCACGCCGGGCCGCGGCCTCGCGGCGCACATCCGCATGCCGCGCGCGATGCCCGACGGCAAGCCCGCCGAGCCGCCCCGCAGGGCCTGA
- the ispF gene encoding 2-C-methyl-D-erythritol 2,4-cyclodiphosphate synthase has protein sequence MSAPFDIRVGEGWDVHQLVAGRKLILGGVEVPHTTGLLGHSDADVLLHAITDALLGAAGLGDIGRHFPDTDAQFRGADSAVLLAEAARRVRAAGWAIGNVDSTVIAQAPKLAPHIPAMCRRIAETLALAPEQVNVKAKTAEKLGPVGEGRAMEARAVVLLHR, from the coding sequence ATGAGCGCCCCGTTCGACATCCGCGTGGGCGAGGGCTGGGACGTGCACCAGCTCGTGGCCGGGCGCAAGCTGATCCTGGGCGGCGTCGAGGTGCCGCACACCACCGGCCTGCTCGGCCATTCGGACGCCGACGTGCTGCTGCACGCGATCACCGACGCGCTGCTCGGTGCGGCGGGGCTGGGCGACATCGGCCGGCACTTCCCGGACACCGACGCGCAGTTCCGCGGCGCCGATTCGGCGGTGCTGCTGGCGGAGGCGGCGCGCCGGGTGCGCGCGGCCGGATGGGCGATCGGCAACGTCGACAGCACCGTGATCGCGCAGGCGCCCAAGCTCGCGCCGCACATCCCGGCCATGTGCCGGCGCATCGCGGAAACGCTCGCGCTCGCGCCGGAACAGGTCAACGTGAAGGCCAAGACCGCCGAGAAGCTCGGGCCGGTGGGCGAGGGCCGGGCGATGGAAGCGCGCGCGGTGGTGCTGCTGCACCGCTGA
- the ispD gene encoding 2-C-methyl-D-erythritol 4-phosphate cytidylyltransferase translates to MSASRLFVLIPCAGHGHRAGGTLPKQYQRIAGASMVAHTVQAFRALAGRFAGLAVVVSPDDRELQAALPRFPAEGEYLLQVGGVTRAATVRNGLAALRQKGAGAHDWVLVHDAARCLVTSSQIEALIAACEHDAVGGLLAQRLADTLKVSSTDSRVAQTLPRADKWLAQTPQMFRIGMLLDALERAGDAVTDEASAIEALGLAPLLVPGSAQNFKVTFPEDFALAEALLLGRKKGIA, encoded by the coding sequence ATGTCCGCTTCCCGACTCTTCGTGCTGATTCCCTGCGCCGGCCACGGCCACCGCGCGGGCGGTACGCTGCCCAAGCAATACCAGCGCATCGCGGGGGCGTCGATGGTGGCGCACACGGTGCAGGCGTTCCGCGCGCTGGCGGGCCGCTTCGCGGGGCTGGCGGTGGTGGTCTCGCCCGACGACCGCGAGCTGCAGGCGGCGCTGCCGCGCTTTCCCGCCGAAGGCGAATACCTGCTGCAGGTGGGCGGCGTCACGCGCGCGGCCACGGTGCGCAACGGCCTCGCGGCGCTGCGGCAGAAAGGCGCGGGCGCGCACGACTGGGTGCTGGTGCACGACGCGGCGCGCTGCCTGGTGACGTCGAGCCAGATCGAGGCGCTGATCGCGGCCTGCGAGCACGATGCCGTGGGCGGCCTGCTGGCGCAGCGGCTGGCCGACACGCTGAAGGTCTCGTCCACCGACAGCCGGGTCGCGCAGACGCTGCCGCGGGCCGACAAGTGGCTCGCGCAAACGCCGCAGATGTTCCGCATCGGCATGCTGCTCGATGCGCTCGAGCGCGCCGGCGATGCGGTGACCGACGAAGCCAGCGCGATCGAGGCGCTCGGGCTCGCGCCGCTGCTGGTGCCCGGCAGCGCGCAGAACTTCAAGGTCACTTTTCCCGAGGACTTCGCGCTCGCCGAGGCACTGCTGCTGGGCCGCAAGAAAGGCATCGCATGA
- the mfd gene encoding transcription-repair coupling factor: MDLPHLTAGKRFTLPRPPLSADALLLAQLGLREKAAGRATAMFTADANDAQRLIDEIAFFAPDLRCALFPDWETLPYDSFSPHQDLISERLATLWRISQKEADVVLVPATTALYRLAPPAFLAGYTFHFKARQKLEESKLKAQLTLAGYSHVTQVVSPGEYAVRGGLIDLFPMGSPVPFRVDLFDDEIDSIRTFDPDTQRSLYPVPEVRLLPGREFPMDDDARARFRSRWRELLEGDPTKSRIYKDMGNGVATAGIEYYLPLFFDETATVFDYLGADATVVLHGDLEPAFQHFWQDTGERYRLVRGDPERPALPPEALFLSAEQFYQRAKPHAQLAIRGDVATEAPYAEFDRLPPFAVVRGAEDPLVGLKEHVRSTPHRVLVIAESEGRRESLLDFLRASGVSPPAFDSLAEFEASADEKIGIATAALASGFAWREQGIDFVTETELFATAPTTRRRNKKQEQVSDVEALIKDLSELNVGDPVVHSAHGIGRYRGLIHMDLGQGNGPDGKPLLQEMLHLEYADKATLYVPVSQLHLVSRYTGVSADEAPLHKLGSGQWDKAKRKAAEQVRDSAAELLNIYARRAAREGHAFRYSPADYEVFANDFGFQETADQKAAIHAVVQDMISPQPMDRLVCGDVGFGKTEVALRAAFIAVTGGKQVAFLAPTTLLAEQHYQTLVDRFAKWPVKVAEMSRFRSAKEVTAAAKGLAEGTVDIVVGTHKLLSQSVKFKNLGLLIIDEEHRFGVRHKEAMKAMRAEVDVLTLTATPIPRTLGMALEGLRDLSVIATAPQRRLAIKTFVRNEGTGVIREAVLRELKRGGQVYFLHNEVETIENRRQKLEEILPEARIAVAHGQMPERELERVMRDFVAQRYNLLLCSTIIETGIDVPTANTIVISRADKFGLAQLHQLRGRVGRSHHQAYAYLMVPDTEGLTKQAAQRLDAIQQMEELGSGFYLAMHDLEIRGTGEVLGENQSGNMMEIGFQLYNEMLGEAVRSLKAGQEPDLLAPLSVTTEINLHAPALLPDDYCGDVHLRLSFYKKLATAKTPDQIDTLLEEIVDRFGKLPPQAQTLIDTHRLRVLARPYGVVKVDAAPGIINISFKKDPPVDPMAIIQLIQKNRHIKLAGNEKLRIERELKEPKERAQMVRDVLRSLGQPTTRESPVAAV, translated from the coding sequence ATGGACCTCCCCCACCTCACGGCGGGCAAGCGATTCACGCTGCCGCGTCCCCCGTTGTCGGCCGATGCCCTGCTGCTCGCGCAGCTCGGCCTGCGCGAGAAGGCCGCCGGCCGCGCCACCGCGATGTTCACGGCCGACGCCAACGACGCGCAGCGGCTGATCGACGAGATCGCCTTCTTCGCGCCCGACCTGCGCTGCGCCCTCTTCCCCGACTGGGAGACGCTGCCCTACGACAGCTTCTCGCCGCACCAGGACCTGATCAGCGAGCGCCTCGCCACGCTCTGGCGCATCAGCCAGAAGGAGGCCGACGTGGTGCTGGTGCCCGCCACCACCGCGCTCTATCGGCTGGCGCCGCCCGCCTTCCTGGCGGGCTACACCTTCCACTTCAAGGCCCGCCAGAAGCTCGAGGAATCGAAGCTCAAGGCCCAGCTCACGCTGGCCGGCTACAGCCATGTGACGCAGGTGGTGAGCCCGGGCGAGTACGCGGTGCGCGGCGGCCTGATCGACCTCTTTCCCATGGGCTCGCCGGTGCCCTTCCGCGTCGACCTGTTCGACGACGAGATCGACTCGATCCGCACCTTCGACCCCGACACCCAGCGCAGCCTCTACCCCGTGCCCGAGGTGCGCCTGCTGCCGGGCCGCGAGTTCCCGATGGACGACGACGCCCGCGCGCGCTTTCGCAGCCGCTGGCGCGAACTGCTCGAGGGCGACCCGACCAAGAGCCGCATCTACAAGGACATGGGCAACGGCGTCGCCACCGCCGGCATCGAGTACTACCTGCCGCTGTTCTTCGACGAGACCGCGACGGTGTTCGACTACCTCGGCGCCGACGCCACCGTGGTGCTGCACGGCGACCTCGAACCCGCGTTCCAGCACTTCTGGCAGGACACGGGCGAGCGCTACCGGCTCGTGCGCGGCGATCCCGAGCGGCCCGCGCTGCCGCCCGAAGCGCTGTTCCTGAGCGCCGAGCAGTTCTACCAGCGCGCCAAGCCGCATGCGCAGCTCGCCATCCGGGGCGACGTCGCCACCGAGGCGCCCTATGCCGAATTCGACCGCCTGCCGCCCTTCGCGGTGGTGCGCGGCGCCGAAGACCCGCTGGTCGGCCTCAAGGAACACGTCCGCAGCACGCCGCACCGGGTGCTGGTCATCGCCGAGAGCGAGGGCCGGCGCGAGAGCCTGCTCGATTTCCTGCGCGCGAGCGGCGTGAGCCCGCCGGCCTTCGACTCGCTGGCCGAGTTCGAAGCCTCCGCCGACGAGAAGATCGGCATCGCGACCGCCGCGCTGGCCTCGGGCTTCGCCTGGCGCGAACAGGGCATCGACTTCGTCACCGAGACCGAGCTCTTCGCCACCGCCCCCACCACGCGCCGGCGCAACAAGAAGCAGGAGCAGGTCAGCGACGTCGAGGCGCTGATCAAGGACCTGTCGGAACTCAACGTGGGCGACCCGGTGGTCCATTCGGCGCACGGCATCGGCCGCTACCGCGGGCTGATCCACATGGACCTGGGCCAGGGCAACGGTCCCGACGGCAAGCCGCTGCTGCAGGAGATGCTGCACCTCGAGTACGCAGACAAGGCCACGCTCTACGTGCCCGTCTCGCAGCTGCACCTGGTGAGCCGCTACACCGGCGTGAGCGCCGACGAGGCGCCGCTGCACAAGCTCGGATCGGGCCAGTGGGACAAGGCGAAGCGCAAGGCCGCCGAGCAGGTGCGCGATTCGGCCGCCGAGCTGCTCAACATCTACGCCCGCCGCGCCGCGCGCGAGGGTCATGCCTTCCGCTATTCGCCGGCCGACTACGAAGTGTTCGCGAACGATTTCGGCTTCCAGGAGACCGCCGACCAGAAGGCCGCGATCCACGCCGTGGTGCAGGACATGATCTCGCCCCAGCCGATGGACCGCCTGGTCTGCGGCGACGTCGGCTTCGGCAAGACCGAGGTCGCGCTGCGCGCGGCCTTCATCGCGGTCACCGGCGGCAAGCAGGTGGCCTTTCTCGCGCCCACCACGCTGCTGGCCGAGCAGCACTACCAGACCCTGGTCGACCGCTTCGCGAAGTGGCCGGTCAAGGTGGCCGAAATGAGCCGCTTCCGCTCGGCCAAGGAAGTGACGGCCGCCGCCAAGGGCCTGGCCGAGGGCACGGTCGACATCGTCGTCGGCACGCACAAGCTGCTGTCGCAGTCGGTCAAGTTCAAGAACCTCGGCCTGCTCATCATCGACGAGGAGCACCGCTTCGGCGTGCGCCACAAGGAGGCGATGAAGGCGATGCGCGCCGAGGTCGACGTGCTCACGCTCACCGCCACGCCGATCCCGCGCACGCTGGGCATGGCGCTCGAGGGCCTGCGCGACCTCAGCGTGATCGCCACCGCGCCGCAGCGCCGGCTCGCGATCAAGACCTTCGTGCGCAACGAGGGCACGGGCGTGATCCGCGAGGCCGTGCTGCGCGAGCTCAAGCGCGGCGGCCAGGTCTACTTCCTGCACAACGAGGTCGAGACCATCGAGAACCGGCGCCAGAAGCTGGAAGAGATACTTCCCGAGGCGCGCATCGCCGTCGCCCACGGCCAGATGCCGGAGCGCGAGCTCGAGCGCGTGATGCGCGACTTCGTGGCGCAGCGCTACAACCTGCTGCTGTGCTCGACCATCATCGAGACCGGCATCGACGTGCCCACGGCCAACACCATCGTCATCAGCCGCGCGGACAAGTTCGGCCTCGCGCAGCTGCACCAGCTGCGCGGCCGCGTCGGACGCTCGCACCACCAGGCCTATGCCTACCTCATGGTGCCCGACACCGAGGGCCTGACCAAGCAGGCGGCGCAGCGGCTCGACGCGATCCAGCAGATGGAGGAGCTCGGCTCGGGCTTCTACCTCGCGATGCACGACCTGGAGATCCGCGGCACCGGCGAGGTGCTCGGCGAGAACCAGAGCGGCAACATGATGGAGATCGGCTTCCAGCTCTACAACGAGATGCTCGGCGAGGCCGTGCGCTCGCTCAAGGCCGGCCAGGAGCCCGACCTGCTCGCGCCGCTGTCGGTCACGACCGAGATCAACCTGCACGCCCCCGCCCTGCTGCCCGACGACTATTGCGGCGACGTGCACCTGCGCCTGTCGTTCTACAAGAAGCTCGCCACCGCCAAGACGCCGGACCAGATCGACACGCTGCTCGAGGAGATCGTCGACCGCTTCGGCAAGCTGCCGCCGCAGGCGCAGACCCTCATCGACACCCACCGGCTGCGCGTGCTCGCGCGCCCCTACGGCGTGGTCAAGGTCGATGCGGCGCCGGGCATCATCAACATCAGCTTCAAGAAGGACCCGCCGGTCGATCCGATGGCGATCATCCAGCTGATCCAGAAGAACCGGCACATCAAGCTCGCCGGCAACGAGAAACTGCGCATCGAGCGCGAACTCAAGGAGCCGAAGGAGCGCGCGCAGATGGTGCGCGACGTGCTGCGCAGTCTGGGGCAGCCCACCACCCGGGAAAGCCCCGTCGCTGCCGTATAA
- a CDS encoding type II toxin-antitoxin system VapC family toxin, with translation MKFLLDTNTLIYAFRGAGGVRARMAATPDADMSLCAINVFELEFGLAKSGNPGPQRALFDEMRERLRVLPLDDAGAAAAGRIKAHLQQAGTPIGPYDLLIAGIAIAHNLIVVSRNVREFARVPGLRVENWHD, from the coding sequence GTGAAGTTCCTGCTGGACACCAACACCCTGATCTACGCGTTTCGCGGCGCAGGCGGCGTGCGCGCGCGCATGGCGGCGACGCCCGACGCGGACATGAGCCTGTGCGCCATCAACGTCTTCGAGCTCGAGTTCGGTCTTGCGAAGTCCGGCAACCCCGGCCCCCAGCGCGCGCTCTTCGACGAAATGCGCGAGCGGCTGCGCGTGCTGCCGCTCGACGACGCCGGCGCAGCGGCTGCGGGACGCATCAAGGCCCATCTGCAACAGGCAGGCACGCCCATCGGCCCCTATGACCTGCTCATCGCAGGCATCGCGATCGCACACAACCTGATCGTCGTCAGCCGCAACGTCCGCGAGTTCGCGCGCGTGCCGGGCCTGCGCGTCGAAAACTGGCATGACTGA
- the serB gene encoding phosphoserine phosphatase SerB, translating to MNTLPPRADAHSEPGSGLVLQRFTPPLALADFKLIAFDMDSTLINIECIDEIADAVGKKAEVAAITEATMRGEIKDFKESLRRRVALLQGVPVAALQQVYDERLQLNPGAAELVAACKAAGLKVLLVSGGFTFFANRVKERLGIDFARSNLLDEADGHLTGQVVQQSWGDICDGAEKRRTLLEAASLLGISPQETIAVGDGANDLPMMGEAGLSVAYHAKPKVREQAMVAINEGGLDRLLEIFR from the coding sequence ATGAACACCCTCCCCCCGCGCGCAGATGCGCATTCCGAACCCGGTTCCGGCCTCGTCCTCCAGCGCTTCACCCCGCCGCTCGCGCTCGCCGACTTCAAGCTGATCGCCTTCGACATGGACTCGACGCTGATCAACATCGAGTGCATCGACGAGATCGCCGATGCCGTCGGCAAGAAGGCCGAGGTGGCGGCCATCACCGAAGCCACGATGCGCGGCGAGATCAAGGACTTCAAGGAAAGCCTGCGCCGCCGCGTGGCGCTGCTCCAGGGCGTGCCGGTCGCGGCGCTGCAGCAGGTCTACGACGAGCGTCTCCAGCTCAACCCCGGCGCCGCCGAACTGGTGGCCGCGTGCAAGGCCGCGGGGCTCAAGGTGCTGCTGGTCTCGGGCGGCTTCACCTTCTTTGCCAATCGCGTGAAGGAGCGCCTGGGCATCGACTTCGCTCGCTCGAACCTGCTCGACGAGGCCGACGGGCATCTCACGGGTCAGGTGGTGCAGCAGAGCTGGGGCGACATCTGCGACGGCGCCGAGAAGCGCCGCACGCTGCTCGAAGCGGCCTCGCTGCTCGGCATCTCGCCGCAGGAGACGATCGCGGTCGGCGACGGTGCGAACGACCTGCCGATGATGGGCGAAGCGGGCCTCTCGGTCGCTTACCACGCCAAGCCGAAGGTGCGCGAACAGGCCATGGTGGCCATCAACGAAGGCGGGCTCGACCGCCTGCTGGAGATCTTCCGATGA
- a CDS encoding Ldh family oxidoreductase, whose amino-acid sequence MTDTAASSAPLYRADALRDYASAMLQKAGLAPSMADSVGRTLVEGDLLGHDTHGLALLAGYVKELESGGMTRDGAPDVLSDRPAAVLWDGRRLPGPWLMDQGMDLLVPRARELGTASLVIRRSHHIACLAVYMLRALQEDMLMLLACSDPNTASVAPFGGTQAVFTPNPLAMGFPLSQGGVMVDISASITTNGMSNRKRAAGETFAEDWLIDAAGRPTNDPQVLFDQPPGTLLPVGGLSHGHKGYGMALLVETLTAGLAGHGRADPPEGWGATVHITLHDLRAFGGKDAFLRQMDHVAAQCRGNAPIDPARPVRLPGEGGLKRREAQSKDGVRLHPSIARSLQDAEQRHGLRLAQALL is encoded by the coding sequence ATGACTGACACCGCGGCATCCTCCGCCCCGCTCTACCGCGCCGATGCGCTCCGGGACTACGCCAGCGCGATGCTGCAGAAGGCCGGACTGGCGCCGTCGATGGCCGACAGCGTCGGCCGCACGCTCGTCGAAGGCGATCTGCTGGGTCACGACACGCACGGCCTCGCGCTGCTGGCCGGCTACGTGAAGGAGCTCGAATCGGGCGGCATGACGCGCGACGGCGCGCCGGACGTGCTGTCGGACCGCCCCGCCGCCGTGCTCTGGGACGGCAGGCGCCTGCCCGGTCCGTGGCTCATGGACCAGGGCATGGACCTGCTGGTGCCACGTGCGCGCGAACTCGGCACCGCCTCGCTCGTGATCCGCCGCAGCCACCACATCGCCTGCCTGGCGGTCTACATGCTGCGCGCGCTCCAGGAAGACATGCTGATGCTGCTCGCCTGTTCCGACCCCAACACCGCGAGCGTCGCGCCTTTCGGCGGCACGCAGGCGGTGTTCACGCCCAATCCGCTGGCGATGGGCTTTCCGCTCTCCCAGGGCGGCGTGATGGTCGACATCTCGGCCTCGATCACCACCAATGGCATGAGCAACCGCAAGCGCGCGGCCGGCGAGACCTTCGCGGAAGACTGGCTGATCGATGCCGCGGGCCGGCCGACCAACGACCCGCAGGTGCTGTTCGACCAGCCGCCCGGCACGCTGCTGCCGGTGGGCGGCCTGAGCCACGGCCACAAGGGCTACGGCATGGCGCTGCTGGTCGAGACGCTGACCGCCGGCCTCGCGGGCCACGGCCGCGCCGATCCACCCGAAGGCTGGGGCGCGACGGTGCACATCACGCTGCACGACCTGCGTGCCTTCGGCGGCAAGGACGCGTTCCTGCGCCAGATGGACCACGTGGCGGCGCAATGCCGCGGCAATGCGCCGATCGACCCGGCCAGGCCCGTGCGGCTGCCGGGCGAAGGCGGTTTGAAGCGGCGCGAGGCGCAGTCGAAGGACGGGGTGCGGCTGCATCCGTCGATTGCGCGGTCGCTGCAGGATGCGGAGCAGCGGCACGGGCTGCGGCTGGCGCAGGCGCTGCTCTGA
- a CDS encoding DUF6172 family protein, with protein sequence MRKTFQLQVEGKHPDRLVEAIKHEIRKYIKRERRRELPEGADFWDFDCRFGGASENAETIHLSAITGLIDGVVKEGGKQFYVEILAKPGKRRPRAEGEAAAASDEED encoded by the coding sequence ATGAGAAAAACCTTTCAGCTCCAGGTCGAGGGCAAGCACCCCGACCGCCTCGTCGAAGCCATCAAGCACGAGATCCGCAAGTACATCAAGCGCGAGCGCCGGCGCGAACTGCCCGAGGGCGCGGACTTCTGGGACTTCGACTGCCGCTTCGGCGGTGCTTCGGAGAACGCCGAGACCATCCATCTTTCCGCCATCACGGGGCTCATCGACGGCGTCGTGAAGGAAGGAGGCAAGCAGTTCTACGTCGAGATCCTGGCCAAGCCGGGCAAGCGCAGGCCGCGGGCGGAAGGGGAGGCTGCCGCTGCTTCCGACGAAGAAGACTGA
- a CDS encoding PLP-dependent aminotransferase family protein, whose amino-acid sequence MQFASRLDNVETSAIRELFKLLGKPGIISFAGGFPDSAMFDVEGLREASQKALAEEPGGALQYGATEGYEPLRTQLSAFMKTKGVAVDPSGLIVTTGSQQALDLLGKTMISPGDKVIVEGPTFLATIQCFRLYGAQLVSAPVDANGVKTDELEKLIAEHKPKFVYLIPTFGNPSGAMLSLERRKKVLELAVKYQTLVVEDDPYGDLYFGEAPPPSIMALSQEVPGSRELIAHCGSLSKVLSPGLRIGWMIAPAELLAKATMCKQFSDAHTSTFAQATAAQYLKSGRMPATLAHVREVYGQRAKAMGEALTRELGDAVSFTQPNGGLFFWARLTGANGRLADANELAKRAIEKLVAFVPGAPFYAENPDVATLRLSFATADVAKIEEGVKRLGQAL is encoded by the coding sequence ATGCAATTCGCTTCCCGCCTCGACAACGTCGAAACCTCCGCCATCCGCGAACTCTTCAAGCTGCTCGGCAAGCCCGGCATCATCAGCTTCGCGGGCGGCTTTCCCGACAGTGCCATGTTCGACGTCGAGGGCTTGCGCGAAGCGAGCCAGAAGGCGCTGGCGGAAGAGCCCGGCGGGGCGCTGCAGTACGGCGCGACCGAAGGCTACGAGCCGCTGCGCACGCAGCTCTCGGCCTTCATGAAGACCAAGGGCGTGGCGGTCGACCCGAGCGGCCTGATCGTCACCACCGGCAGCCAGCAGGCGCTCGACCTGCTCGGCAAGACCATGATCTCGCCCGGCGACAAGGTGATCGTCGAGGGGCCGACCTTCCTCGCCACCATCCAGTGCTTCCGCCTTTACGGCGCGCAGCTGGTGAGCGCACCGGTCGACGCCAACGGCGTGAAGACTGACGAGCTCGAGAAGCTCATCGCCGAGCACAAGCCAAAGTTCGTCTACCTGATCCCGACCTTCGGCAACCCGAGCGGCGCGATGCTGAGCCTGGAGCGTCGCAAGAAGGTGCTCGAACTCGCGGTCAAGTACCAGACGCTGGTGGTGGAGGACGATCCCTACGGCGATCTCTACTTCGGCGAAGCGCCGCCGCCTTCGATCATGGCGCTGAGCCAGGAGGTGCCGGGCAGCCGCGAGTTGATCGCGCACTGCGGCAGCCTCAGCAAGGTGCTGAGCCCGGGCCTGCGCATCGGCTGGATGATCGCGCCGGCGGAACTGCTCGCGAAGGCGACGATGTGCAAGCAGTTCAGCGATGCGCACACCAGCACCTTCGCACAGGCGACGGCCGCGCAGTACCTGAAGAGCGGCCGGATGCCCGCCACGCTCGCGCACGTGCGCGAGGTCTACGGCCAGCGTGCGAAGGCGATGGGCGAGGCGCTCACGCGCGAGCTCGGCGATGCGGTGAGCTTCACGCAGCCGAACGGCGGCCTGTTCTTCTGGGCCCGCCTCACGGGCGCCAACGGCAGGCTGGCCGATGCGAACGAACTCGCCAAGCGCGCGATCGAGAAGCTCGTGGCCTTCGTGCCGGGCGCACCGTTCTATGCCGAGAACCCCGACGTCGCGACGCTGCGCCTGAGCTTCGCGACCGCCGACGTGGCGAAGATCGAGGAAGGCGTGAAGCGCCTAGGGCAGGCGCTCTAG